GTCGACGAAGGTCTGCTTGGTCGAGTCGTTCTGCGGCACTGCGTCTTTCAGCGTTCGACCCGCTCAGCTCGCGAAAATGGTGCTGACAATCACTATGGCGCGAGCACGAGTCGCCCGACCACGGAGCCCGAGCGAAGTTCCTCCATCGCCTGGGCGGCTTCGTGCAAGTCGCGGGTGTGTACCGGGATATCGGGAAGTCCGTGAGTGCGAACGAGGGCAACGAGCTCCCGCAGTTCATCGAGGGTCCCGACATAGGAGCCTTGGATACTGATCGAACGCATTGGTATGAGCGGTACCTGCAATCGGGTGTCGCCGCCGAGTAGGCCGGCGATGACGATGCGGCCTCCCTTTTCGATCAATCGGTAAGACTGGGCGAAGGTTGCCCCGGCTCCAACGACGTCGAGAATCGCCAACACCGGCCCACCGACGGCGGCTCGGATCTGCTCATCGGCGTTCCTCTCCGTTGGGTCGATGGCAGCCTGCGCTCCCGCCGCGAGGGCGGCGGACCGACGTTCGGCGTCAATCTCGACGACGACGGGACGAGTCTTACCCATGATGGCGAGCAGACCCACGGCCATCAGTCCGAGACCGCCCGCACCGAAGATCACGAGTGGCATACTGTCCAGGTCGTTGCCGAATTTTCTGATCGCGCTGTAGGTGGTCAGCCCAGAACAGGTGAGCGGCG
This genomic window from Mycolicibacterium goodii contains:
- a CDS encoding alcohol dehydrogenase — encoded protein: MASYRTQSIQLHNFGTPPTLTEHEVDAPTGSEVLVRVTAAGVCHSDLHLQDGYYDLGGGEHLSFEQRVTFPVTPGHEISGVVVARGEAATDATIGRNVLVCPWVGCGDCPRCAGGYENLCTNSQFLGVNRDGGYAEHVLVPHSRYLIDLGDLDPARAAPLTCSGLTTYSAIRKFGNDLDSMPLVIFGAGGLGLMAVGLLAIMGKTRPVVVEIDAERRSAALAAGAQAAIDPTERNADEQIRAAVGGPVLAILDVVGAGATFAQSYRLIEKGGRIVIAGLLGGDTRLQVPLIPMRSISIQGSYVGTLDELRELVALVRTHGLPDIPVHTRDLHEAAQAMEELRSGSVVGRLVLAP